One Maylandia zebra isolate NMK-2024a unplaced genomic scaffold, Mzebra_GT3a scaffold02, whole genome shotgun sequence DNA window includes the following coding sequences:
- the LOC143415626 gene encoding butyrophilin-like protein 8, translating into MGNISLLFGLIIGVLLPLFTAQKNITAESGQKNVTLTCRAPNNRHPHMTVEWSRLDLGDQYVLLYRDGHFNSYNQHPFFKNRVDLQDRQMKAGDVSLILKNVTINDAGTYECRAKPETNRRKRANLSGDPISSIYLHVDPPGQTGGHTEDGGKEAGGKEAGGKEAGGKEAGGKEAGGKEAGGKEAGGKEAGGKEAGGKKDGGKKDGGEKSGSVGLKVGLSVPAVVLVAAAVLFLIY; encoded by the exons ATGGGGAATATCTCTCTCTTATTCGGCCTGATTATCGGTGTCTTACTTCCCTTGTTTACAG cccagaaaaacatcacagctgagtctggacagaagaacgtcactctgacatgtcgaGCTCCAAACAACAGACATCCTCATATGACTGTAGAGTGGAGCAGACTTGACCTGGGGGATCAATATGTGCTTTTGTATCGGGACGGTCACTTTAATTCATACAACCAGCATCCATTttttaagaaccgggtggatctgcaggacagacagatgaaggctGGAGatgtgtctttgattctgaagaatGTGACGATTAATGATGCTGGAACATACGAGTGTCGTGCCAAGCCAGAAACAAACCGGAGAAAGAGAGCTAATCTGAGTGGTGACCCCATCAGCAGCATCTACCTTCatgttgatcctccag gtcagacaggaggacacacagaggatggagggaaggaggctGGAGGGAAGGAGGCTGGAGGGAAGGAGGCTGGAGGGAAGGAGGCTGGAGGGAAGGAGGCTGGAGGGAAGGAGGCTGGAGGGAAGGAGGCTGGAGGGAAGGAGGCTGGAGGGAAGGAGGCTGGAGGGAAGAAGGATGGAGGGAAGAAGGATGGAGGAGAGAAGAGTGGATCTGTTGGACTGAAAGTTGGTCTGAGTGTTCCTGCTGTGGttcttgttgctgctgctgttctttTTTTGATCTACTGA